The following proteins are encoded in a genomic region of Debaryomyces hansenii CBS767 chromosome G complete sequence:
- a CDS encoding DEHA2G20372p (similar to uniprot|Q03532 Saccharomyces cerevisiae YMR290C HAS1 ATP-dependent RNA helicase), with the protein MAVSSKSKTGRSPKPAKVQPSKKVESRKREHEEESSDSSESDNEKLVEELDDDFDEVAELLGDDIKDPEAKKDKKKEKKIQEEERTRELTKPTAESNHDDIVTDNFEEAGLSEPTLKAIKDMGFSKMTQVQAKTIPPLLAGRDVLGAAKTGSGKTLAFLIPAIEMLYSLRFKPRNGTGVVVVSPTRELALQIFGVARELMAHHSQTFGIVIGGANRRQEAEKLMKGVNLLIATPGRLLDHLQNTQGFVFKNVKALVIDEADRILEIGFEEEMKQIIKILPNEDRQSMLFSATQTTKVEDLARISLRPGPLYINVASESEASTVAGLEQGYVVCESDKRFLLLFSFLKRNVKKKIIVFLSSCNCVKYFGELLNYIDLPVLDLHGKQKQQKRTNTFFEFCNATQGILICTDVAARGLDIPAVDWIIQFDPPDDPRDYIHRVGRTARGTAGKGKSLMFLTPSELGFLRYLKAANVPLNEYEFPTNKIANVQSQLTKLIKGNYWLHQSAKDGYRSYLQAYASHHLKTVYQIDKLDLVKVAKSFGFDVPPKVNITIGASGKSIEKKHKKQKRA; encoded by the coding sequence ATGGCAGTGAGTTCTAAGTCAAAAACTGGAAGATCTCCTAAACCAGCAAAGGTTCAACCATCCAAGAAGGTTGAATCTAGAAAAAGAGAAcatgaagaagaatcttCTGATTCTTCAGAATCAGATAACGAAAAATTAGTTGAAGAGTTGGATGACGACTTCGACGAGGTAGCAGAATTATTAGGAGACGACATTAAAGATCCAGAAGCTaagaaagataagaaaaaggAAAAAAAGATTcaggaagaagaaagaacCAGAGAATTGACTAAACCAACCGCAGAATCTAATCACGATGATATAGTGACCGATAATTTCGAAGAGGCTGGGTTATCCGAACCTACATTAAAGGCCATCAAGGATATGGGATTCAGTAAAATGACACAGGTTCAAGCCAAGACCATCCCACCGTTATTAGCGGGCCGTGATGTGTTAGGAGCAGCCAAGACCGGTTCAGGAAAGACATTGGCGTTTTTGATTCCAGCCATCGAGATGTTGTATTCTTTAAGATTCAAGCCTAGAAACGGAACTGGTGTCGTTGTTGTATCGCCAACCAGAGAATTAGCATTACAGATTTTCGGTGTTGCTAGAGAATTAATGGCCCACCATAGTCAAACATTCGGTATTGTTATTGGGGGTGCCAATAGAAGACAGGAAGCAGAAAAGTTGATGAAGGGTGTTAACTTGTTAATTGCTACTCCAGGAAGATTATTAGATCACTTGCAAAACACCCAGGGTTTTGTTTTCAAGAATGTAAAGGCATTAGTTATTGATGAAGCAGATAGAATTTTAGAAATAGGtttcgaagaagaaatgaagcagattatcaaaattttgcCAAACGAAGATAGACAATCTATGTTATTCTCGGCAACTCAAACTACAAAGGTTGAAGATTTAGCCAGAATTTCATTAAGACCTGGCCCATTATACATCAATGTTGCTTCTGAATCGGAAGCTTCTACTGTTGCTGGTTTAGAACAAGGTTATGTTGTATGTGAATCTGACAAAAGATTCTTACtcttattttcatttttgaaaagaaacgtgaaaaagaagattattGTGTTcctttcttcttgtaaCTGTGTAAAATATTTCggtgaattattgaattatatcGATTTACCAGTATTGGATTTGCATGGTAAACAAAAGCAGCAGAAGCGTACCAATACTTTCTTCGAATTCTGTAATGCCACACAAGGTATTTTAATATGTACGGATGTGGCCGCTAGAGGTTTAGATATCCCAGCTGTTGACTGGATTATCCAATTCGATCCACCTGATGATCCAAGGGACTATATCCACAGAGTCGGTAGAACTGCCAGAGGTACTGCTGGTAAGGGTAAATCATTGATGTTTTTAACACCATCTGAATTAGGTTTCTTGAGATACTTGAAGGCAGCTAATGTTCCTTTAAATGAATACGAATTCCCAACCAATAAGATCGCTAATGTTCAATCTCAATTAACCAAGTTAATTAAAGGTAATTACTGGTTACACCAATCTGCTAAGGATGGTTATAGATCATATTTACAAGCTTATGCATCACATCACTTGAAGACAGTGTATCAAATTGATAAGTTAGATTTAGtaaaagttgcaaaatccTTTGGTTTTGATGTTCCTCCTAAAGTTAATATTACTATTGGTGCCAGTGGTAAATCTATAGAGAAAAAGCATAAAAAGCAAAAGAGAGCCTAA
- a CDS encoding DEHA2G20350p (similar to uniprot|P46957 Saccharomyces cerevisiae YJR006W HYS2 DNA polymerase III (delta) 55 kDa subunit), which translates to MSFQKYINSDIDVSGHIVDRAHVELSEEFDKQNDYDLKAKERKYDKQFYSMYQYRLSILKQSVDNNALNKWGDGTKKVNGQTVTKRDKILDISSGQLCWVSGTIFSDMKNKLNILQDVENGVDDVLPKVPETYTLSEVKEMPVVMLEDESGRAILNNDDFLKKNILVTGCIVAILGIEIQAGIFEIMDVVYPSVSPQKPLVAPKKENSKIAFVSGLKLCDEANHDIKIELLKQYLTGELGCNTDTQAASYISRLVIAGDSIAPIEETVDDDFFTTNNYGSKNISKFNTDSLKSLDKFITDLLPSVPISIMPGNNDPAEICLPQQPLHKSIFSSNKRYVGGSTLQTLTNPTWMEVQESGLRLLGTSGQNISDILKYLTAETLTDPQVVLTIMESNIKWQNIIPTAPDTLYCYPFDNADPFTLADETPHVYFVGNQKSYHTKTINLQKDHDNHETAQITLISIPDFSQTGQIVLLDLTTLECELVSFNI; encoded by the coding sequence ATGTCATTccaaaaatatatcaatagTGATATAGATGTTTCTGGACACATAGTAGATAGAGCTCATGTTGAACTTCtggaagaatttgataaacaaaatgattatgatttaaAGGCTAAAGAACGCAAATATGACAAACAGTTTTATTCAATGTATCAGTATAGATTATCGATTTTAAAGCAAAGTGTGGACAATAATGCGTTAAATAAATGGGGTGATGGGACCAAGAAGGTCAATGGACAAACTGTAACTAAAagagataaaatattagatATATCTAGTGGGCAGTTATGCTGGGTAAGTGGTACTATATTTTCTGACatgaagaataaattgaatattttgcagGATGTTGAAAATGGGGTGGATGACGTGTTACCAAAGGTTCCTGAAACTTATACATTATCAGAAGTGAAAGAAATGCCCGTCGTTATGTTGGAAGATGAGTCAGGTAGAGCTATTTTAAACAACGACGATTtcttaaagaagaatattttggtgACCGGATGCATTGTTGCAATATTAGGAATTGAGATCCAAGCTGGTATCTTTGAGATAATGGACGTTGTTTATCCTTCGGTATCACCGCAAAAACCTCTTGTGGCCCccaaaaaagaaaacaGTAAGATTGCGTTTGTATCGGGACTCAAATTATGTGATGAAGCTAATCACGATATAAAGATAGAGTTATTAAAGCAATATCTAACGGGTGAGTTAGGATGCAACACGGACACTCAAGCGGCATCGTATATATCACGCTTGGTCATAGCTGGAGACTCAATCGCCCCAATTGAGGAGACTGTAGATGACGACTTCTTCACCACTAATAATTATGGATCTAAAAATATCTCTAAGTTTAATACGGACTCGTTGAAGAGCTTGGACAAATTCATAACTGATTTGTTGCCGTCGGTgccaatatcaataatgCCCGGTAACAACGATCCAGCTGAAATATGCTTGCCTCAGCAGCCACTTCACAAGTCGATTTTTCTGTCCAACAAACGGTACGTCGGAGGCTCTACACTACAAACCCTAACCAATCCGACGTGGATGGAAGTCCAAGAAAGCGGGTTACGTCTCTTGGGGACATCGGGTCAGAATATCAGCGATATCTTGAAGTACTTAACTGCCGAAACCCTCACCGATCCGCAAGTCGTCCTCACCATCATGGAATCAAACATCAAGTGGCAGAATATCATTCCTACAGCCCCAGACACCCTCTACTGCTACCCATTTGATAATGCAGACCCATTCACCCTCGCGGATGAAACCCCCCACGTCTATTTCGTCGGAAATCAAAAGCTGTACCATACAAAAACCATTAACTTACAAAAAGACCACGATAACCACGAAACCGCTCAAATTACTCTTATCAGTATCCCTGATTTTTCGCAGACTGGCCAAATCGTCTTATTAGACCTCACCACTCTTGAGTGTGAATTGGTctcatttaatatatag